TTCATTTGGCATCTTCCCTCTTTGTTTTAATTTTATACTTTTCAGATTTTATATGTCAGAATTTCCAATGTCAATGAACAACAATTATCCTCTCTGGCAGCAGAATTTATGAGTTATCAACAGCTACATGTAATCTTTTCTGCCTTCCAGTGAACGCTTCAGCGTAACTTCATCGGCATACTCAAGATCACCGCCAACTGGCAAACCTCTAGCAATCCGGGTAATTTCTATACTGCTGTTTTTAGTTTTTACCTTGTCTTTAATATACGCAGCGGTGGCTTCTCCCTCCAGGTCCGGATTAGTTGCAAGAATTATTTCGTCAAATTTCTCATTGTCCAATCTTTTCAAAAGTTCAGAAATTCTTAGTTCTTCCGGGCCAATTCCATCAATCGGGGAGATGGATCCACCAAGAACATGATAGATGCCATTAAATCCACCGGACTTTTCGAGAGCAATTACATCAAGCGGTTCTTCTACGACAGCCAAGACCGATTTGTTTCTTTTATCATCAATGCATATTTTGCATATATTTTCTTCCGAAAAATTGAAACATTTTTCACACTTTTTCATACCATCAGAAATGCCTAGCACAGCATCACCAAGTGATTTAATATCTGTTTCGGGCTTAGTCAAAAGATAAAAAGTAAGCCTTGCAGCCGTTTTTGGCCCAACACCTGGTAGCTTTGAAAATTGATCTATTAGATTCTGAATTGATTTAGGAAGCATTGAACGAACAAATTAATAATTAATAAATATTTAGGATTTTATTATTTTTCAATTTAATTTTGACTTTTAAGTTCTAACTTTTGGCTTCTTTTACCGGTTCATCCCAGGTAGCATATTTACATGAAGGATAACGCGAACATCCCCAAAATCTTCTGCCTTTTTTGGTTCGGCGCTCGATTACGTCTCCCTCACCACATTCCGGGCATTTTATTCCGGTTGGGGTGATGATTGTCTTGGTATTTTTACACTTTGGATAATTTTCGCAGGCAAGAAATTTTCCAAATCTACCCTCTTTCAACAGCATTTTTCCACCACATTTTTCGCATTTTTCACCTTCTGCCTCAGACAATTTTTCAGTCTCGCCGTTTTCGGTTATAACTTCAGATTTTTTATCTGCCTTGGTTTCCAATGGGCGGGAATATTTACATTCCGGATAACCACTGCATGCAACAAATTTGCCATATCTGCCAGGCCTAATAAGCAGGATTTTTCCACATTCGGGACATTTCTCCTTAAGCTCTTCAATTTTTACAAAATCTTGTTTTTCAAGCTCTTTACCTTTTATTTCAAGTTCGGCCTCGAATGGTTTATAGAATTCGTCAATTACTAATTGCCACTTAATTTTTCCTTCTGCAACATCATCAAGCTCGTCTTCCATTTTAGCTGTAAATTTATAATCCACTACTTCCGGAAAATGTTCTACTAAAAGATCGTTGACAATTTCACCAATTTCTTCAGGCTTGAACCTTCGCTCATCAAGCCTTGCATAACCACGATCGACAATCGTTGACATTGTTGGTGCATATGTTGACGGACGGCCAATCCCTAAACTTTCCAATTTCTTGACCAATGTCGCTTCCGTATACCTCTTTGGGGGTTCAGTAAATTTCTGATCGGCCAAAAGCTCATGAAAATCCAGATTTTCTTCCTTTTTTAGCTCCGGAATCGTAATTGCTTCTTCCTCAGATTCGTCATCCTTGCCCTCAGTATATACTTTAATAAAGCCGTCAAATTTTATGCTTTCTCCGCGGGCCAGAAAAACCGGCTTACTTGAAATATTGGCTTCGATTTTTGCCTCGATTATCTTAATAACCGCTTCCCGCATTTGCGAAGCAACCGTTCTCTTCCAAATAAGGTCATAGAGGCGCTGCTCTCGGGCATCATAAGAAGCCTCACGCTTGGCAAAATCAGTCGGACGAATCGCCTCATGCGCTTCCTGTGCATGTTTTGATTTGGTTTGATATGCCCTGACACCTTCCGGCAAATATTTTTCGCCGTATTCTTTTAAAATTGTGCTTCTAATCGCAGAGAGTGCATCTGCAGACAAATTCGTCGAATCTGTTCGCATATAAGTGATATGGCCTTCTTCATACAATTTCTGGGCTACGGCCATCGTTTGTTTAGCTGAAAACCCAAGCTTTCTCGATGCTTCCATTTGCAAGGTCGAGGTTGTAAATGGTGCAGATGGATTGCGCAATGACTCACTTTCGGTTACATCCAAAACTTGATAATTTGCTTCATGCAATTTTTTCTTAATGTTGTCGGCTTCTTTTTTCGTCTTGATATCCATTTTTTTCACTGGCTTGCCGCCATCTTCAATAAGAGTTGCTTTGAATTTTAATTCATCGCCCTTTTTTGACAGCAAAACAGCAATAACCCAAAATTCCTCCGGCTTGAAATTTTTGATCTCGCGTTCTCGCTCTACCACAAGTCGAACCGCAACCGATTGAACGCGGCCAGCAGACAAGCCGGATTTAACCTTTTTCCACAAAAGCGGAGAAAGTTTGTATCCGACTAAACGATCAAGAATTCGCCTGCCCTGCTGGGAATCCACCAGGTTCATATCAAGTTTTCGAGGGTTTTTGATTGCTTTCTCGATCGCCGATTTGGTTATTTCTGCGAATGTAATTCTTTTAACTTTCGGGTCATCGCCTTTTATTTTAAGGGCTTCTAGTATATGCCAAGAAATCGCCTCGCCTTCTCGGTCCAAGTCGGTTGCAAGATAGATTTCTTTCGCCTTTGCTTCAGAGGTTTTAATTTCAGAAATAATTTTTTTAGATTTTGGAGGAATAACATATTTGGGTTCGTAGTTTAATTTTGTATTCACACCAAGTTCGCTTACAGGCAAATCTCTGACATGGCCAAAAGATGCCAGGATTTTATAATCCTTGCCCAAATATTTTCCAATTGTTTTGACTTTTGCTGGAGACTCAACGATCACAAGGTTCATTGTACGTTCCTTTGGTTTTTAGCCCCTAAGGGGACCCCTTTGGGGTTATTTTATTAGATTTTCTTCCTGTATCTTCCACCCACATTCTCAATTAAACCTTTCATTTCCATTATTGTCAAAAGAGAATTTAGCTCGATGACATTTATTTTGCTTGACACAAGAATTAAGTCAGCTGGCATATCTTCGCTACCGATAATTTCCAGAATTGACAACTCTTTGTCATTTGCAGGAGAAATCTCTTTGATTTTATCTACAAATTTTATTTTTTCAATATTTAGTTCACCCAAAATATCGTCGATAGACTGGACTAACTTAGCCCCTTTTTGAATCAAAAGATTGCACCCTCTTGATGTTTCCGATGTAATCGGCCCCGGAACTGCAAAAATCTCCCGATCATATTCAAGACCAGCTTCAGCTGTGATCAGGGCACCCGAAATTTCCGCCGCCTCCACCACCAGAATTCCTTTTGACAGCCCCGCAATTATGCGATTGCGTGCTGGAAAATTTTGTTTAAATGCTTCGGTTCCCGGAGGATACTCAGAGACAATTGCCCCGCCCTTTTTAATAATTTCATAAGCCAGCCCTTGGTTTGCGACTGGATAAATTCTATCAAGACCACATCCCAATACACCAATTGTAATTCCATCAGCATCGAGCGCGCCTTTATGCGCGACGGCATCGATTCCTAAGGCAAGACCAGAAATAATGCCAAGCCCATTTTCCGCACACTCTTTACTAAGCCTGTATGCAACGTTTTGGCCGTATGAGGAAAATTTACGGCTGCCCACTATTGAAATTGCCGGAACATTAAAAGCATTGATATCACCTTTTATATACAAAATTATTGGTGCGTCATAAATCTCTCTTAAAATATCGGGGTACCTCTTGTCAAAAAAAGTAAGATAACCGATTCCAAGTTTTCTCAATTTTTTTACTTCCTCGTCGGGATCAAATTGATTTTTCGCCTCCATAAACATATCCTGAAACTTTTCACCATATATTTTTTTTAACTCCCTGCCATCAGATTTCCATAGTTTTTCGGCATCATCGCAAAAAGCAGCAAGCATTTTTTTAATAGTCTGCGAACCAATTTTAGGATGTGAATTTAGAGCTAATAAATATTTAGACATTTAAGTATGTTATAAGTATAATTGAACAGACATTAATTATCCAGGAGTATTTATGGGAGAAACAAGACAACCTTTTGATCCCAATTATCCAAGGGGTCATCTCTTTTCCGAAGACAAAGATTGGAAAGATATTCAACCCGATGAACCGTTAGCAGAAACTGATAAACCTCAATCAGTAGATCATTCCAATGATATTCCTCTGCCCGGGCTCGAACCTGATTCCCCGGATGTACCAGGCGAATCAATTTCAATTCCACGATATTCGGAAGATGATGAAAAATCAAAACCACTTACAGAGGACCAAATAGCTAAACTTAGCGACAAAGATCGCAAGCTGTATGACAGCATTGGCTGGCCAGGGACAGATCAATACGACCAATATCAAAGACGAAGGTTTCTCTAGTAGTATTAACTTTCAATTTTCAAAACTGCTTGCTTCAAAAGTTTTGAATATAGTACTAATCCAACAGCTTCCATGTTGCCGTGTTGTTCGCGACCAAGAATATTCCCACCACCGCGGATTTCAAGATCGGACATTGCAATATTGAAACCTGAACCGAGCTCTGTGTTCTCCGCGAGTGATTGTAGCCTTTTAAATGCATTTACTGATAATTCTTTCTTGTATGTAAAAAGAGAATAAGCTTGCCGATCGGAACGGCCAATACGGCCTCGGATTTGGTAAAGTTGTGACAAACCAAACCTGTCGGCCTCTTCAATGATTAGCGTGTTCACGTTCGGTAAATCCAAGCCGTTCTCAATAATAGTCGAGCAAACCAGAATATCGACATCTCCTTTTGCAAACTCTGCCATGGTATTTGCCAAATCTTCTTCAGACATCTGGCCATGAGCGATTTGGATTTTGGCTTTGGGCAACATCCGCTGCAATTTTTCTCGTGTAGGAATGATTGTTTCCACCCTGTTGTGAAGATAATAAATT
The window above is part of the Patescibacteria group bacterium genome. Proteins encoded here:
- the recR gene encoding recombination mediator RecR; this encodes MLPKSIQNLIDQFSKLPGVGPKTAARLTFYLLTKPETDIKSLGDAVLGISDGMKKCEKCFNFSEENICKICIDDKRNKSVLAVVEEPLDVIALEKSGGFNGIYHVLGGSISPIDGIGPEELRISELLKRLDNEKFDEIILATNPDLEGEATAAYIKDKVKTKNSSIEITRIARGLPVGGDLEYADEVTLKRSLEGRKDYM
- the dprA gene encoding DNA-processing protein DprA, with protein sequence MSKYLLALNSHPKIGSQTIKKMLAAFCDDAEKLWKSDGRELKKIYGEKFQDMFMEAKNQFDPDEEVKKLRKLGIGYLTFFDKRYPDILREIYDAPIILYIKGDINAFNVPAISIVGSRKFSSYGQNVAYRLSKECAENGLGIISGLALGIDAVAHKGALDADGITIGVLGCGLDRIYPVANQGLAYEIIKKGGAIVSEYPPGTEAFKQNFPARNRIIAGLSKGILVVEAAEISGALITAEAGLEYDREIFAVPGPITSETSRGCNLLIQKGAKLVQSIDDILGELNIEKIKFVDKIKEISPANDKELSILEIIGSEDMPADLILVSSKINVIELNSLLTIMEMKGLIENVGGRYRKKI
- the topA gene encoding type I DNA topoisomerase: MNLVIVESPAKVKTIGKYLGKDYKILASFGHVRDLPVSELGVNTKLNYEPKYVIPPKSKKIISEIKTSEAKAKEIYLATDLDREGEAISWHILEALKIKGDDPKVKRITFAEITKSAIEKAIKNPRKLDMNLVDSQQGRRILDRLVGYKLSPLLWKKVKSGLSAGRVQSVAVRLVVEREREIKNFKPEEFWVIAVLLSKKGDELKFKATLIEDGGKPVKKMDIKTKKEADNIKKKLHEANYQVLDVTESESLRNPSAPFTTSTLQMEASRKLGFSAKQTMAVAQKLYEEGHITYMRTDSTNLSADALSAIRSTILKEYGEKYLPEGVRAYQTKSKHAQEAHEAIRPTDFAKREASYDAREQRLYDLIWKRTVASQMREAVIKIIEAKIEANISSKPVFLARGESIKFDGFIKVYTEGKDDESEEEAITIPELKKEENLDFHELLADQKFTEPPKRYTEATLVKKLESLGIGRPSTYAPTMSTIVDRGYARLDERRFKPEEIGEIVNDLLVEHFPEVVDYKFTAKMEDELDDVAEGKIKWQLVIDEFYKPFEAELEIKGKELEKQDFVKIEELKEKCPECGKILLIRPGRYGKFVACSGYPECKYSRPLETKADKKSEVITENGETEKLSEAEGEKCEKCGGKMLLKEGRFGKFLACENYPKCKNTKTIITPTGIKCPECGEGDVIERRTKKGRRFWGCSRYPSCKYATWDEPVKEAKS